AGAGCATTCATGATGCCTTTGGAGCTGGCCATAGTTCTACTAGCATTTCAGCTGGTTTAGGTACTTGTTCGTAGCTCTTCGGCAATGACGATAAATGCAAATTAAAAGTATGCTAATTAATGGTGGGCTGTTTTATTTCAGGGATGGCAGTTGGAAGAGATCTGTTAGGGAAGAACAATCATGTAATTGCAGTAATAGGTGATGGAGCAATGACTGCTGGAATGGCATATGAAGCACTCAACAATGCTGGTTATCTTGACACTAATCTCATCATCATCTTGAATGATAATAAGCAAGTTTCGTTGCCGACCGCCACGGTCGACGGTCCGGCTCCTCCAGTTGGAGCTCTTAGCAAAGCACTAACAAAGCTTCATTCTAACAGGGAATTTCGTCAACTACGCGAGGCTGCAAAGGTGTCAAAATTCAGCTCTTGGAATCACATTACTTTCCTATGATGACTCTGCAAAATGGGCTTATTTAAGTTGTTTTGACACGTGCACAGGGTATCACAAAGCAAATCGGTGGGCAAACACATGAAATCGCCGCGAAACTCGATTCCTGCATGAGAGGAGTAGTCGGTGGTTCGGGAGCTAGCCTGTTTGAAGAATTAGGAGTATACTACGTAGGACCAGTGGATGGTCATAATGTAGAAGACCTTGTTTATGTCATGAACGAAATTAAGTCAATGCCAGCTCCTGGACCTGTTCTCATTCATGTCATTACCGAGAAGGGAAAAGGTTATGCCCCTGCCGAGGTTGCACCAGATAAAATGCATGGTAAGTACAATTTAACACTACATAACCAGACTCGAAGTAATGTCGTCCTAATTGTGTCTAACATGggtattttaagaaaaatgaaaatgttcGGGTCATCATGGATATTTCTTCTTATTTTAGGGGTTGTGAAATTCGATCCCAAGTCCGGCGAACAAATGAAGAGCAAGTCAGCAACACGATCGTATACTCAGTACTTTTCAGAGTCTTTAATAGCTGAAGCAGAGGAAGATGACAAAATAGTGGGAATCCATGCCGCCATGGGAGGAGGAACCGGGCTTAATTTGTTCCAAAAACAATTCCCGGATCGATGTTTTGATGTCGGTATAGCTGAACAACATGCTGTTACTTTTGCTGCTGGTTTAGCTTCTGAAGGGCTGAAACCGTTCTGTGCCATTTACTCTTCCTTCCTACAAAGAGGATTCGATCAGGTAATTCCTGGTTAATAATAAGCAAATTTCAAAGAAATGGTATGATCAATATGATAATAACAAAGAGTTTACTGATTGCAGGTAGTTCATGATGTTGATCTTCAAAAGCTCCCTGTGAGATTTGCAATAGACAGGGCTGGCCTGGTGGGTGCAGATGGACCGACCCATTGCGGTGCGTTCGATACTACTTTTATGGCATGTTTGCCTAATATGGTGGTAATGGCACCTTCAAACGAGACTGAGCTGATGCACATGGTGGCAACAGCAGCAGCCATTGATGATCGGCCTAGCTGCTTTAGGTACCCCAGAGGCAATGGCATTGGTTCTATTCTCCCACCAAACAACAAAGGAACACCATTAGAGGTACAATTTTATTCTACAAGCTTTACAATGGGCCAAAACAAACAATATCAGTTGAAATTTCTTAACCCAAATTTTGAACATGTTCAGATTGGGAAGGGAAGAGTACTAAGAGAAGGAAGTGGCAGGGTGGCCATTTTGGGGTATGGAACAATCGTACAAAGTTGTGTGAAAGCAGCTGAACAACTACAAATGCATGGCATCTCCGCAACGGTGGCGGATGCTCGTTTTTGTAAGCCAATCGACGGAGATTTATTGAAACAACTAGCTCAAGAACACGAGATATTAATCACCGTGGAAGAAGGATCAATCGGAGGGTTCAGCACCCACGTCTCACATTTCTTGTGCTTGAATGGACTACTAGATGGCAAGCTTAAGGTAACACTAACATCCATTAACATTTATACTTGGTGGAAATGTATGTTATTGTTCTAACATCAATGTTACATGGTGCAGTGGAGGCCAATGGTGCTACCAGATAGATACATTGACCATGGATCTCAAAGTGATCAAATTGAAGAGGCAGGGCTGAGCTCAAAGCATATTGCTGCCACAGTTCTTTCACTACTGGGGATAACTAGGGGAAGCAAATGTATTATATAAGACAATAATAGAATAAAGGTTTTACGTCAATATTTAAAAGCATGGTGTAATCAAGAGTTTTTAATcaatgtaaaagaaaatatatatagagagtaatatttttttaaagatGATAATAGGCGAAAATTAGTCGAAGAACTATATGCTTGTGAGAATCATTGGCAAGGAACAACTAACAATTAGTCGGTTTCAAGTGCATAGCTTCAACCTCCAACATTTGTGACAGATTAAGATCAACACATATAAAACTTGCacgtatataatatatatagaaCACACCCATGAAAACACATCAAGAACCAAATATAATATACCTACTCATATTTAAATGagctaattataattttataatttgtacTAAAAATTATTTCCCAACTCATATTTAAATCaacaaattataatttttttaaaaattcgacTTTATGATAATGGAAACCTTTTAAGCGAgacaattatattatattatattgtatTTATATGTGATATTTCCCAATAATTTATGTGTGTTTTGTATGTCAGCCGACTTAAAGTGGGTGGATATACATGCACCCAAAGAAAAAGACCTCCATGGCCCATGGCACGACATTATTAGATTGATATTTAAGAGCTGACTGGACgtgatttaaaataattttaataatgagTATAATATAAATCTggatatattaatatttttatgttacatttatattttttatacatGAACATCTCGTATCATCATAAACACGACGATTATGATCAGTGACTTGAACAAGTCCTCCCTCCAATAATAGTCCTAATAACCTGTCCTTGAACTTAAAAGTGTAGCAGGAGATACCTTTTACGACGATTATGATCAGGACAGTCCTTAGCACTAACAATTTCCTAACTATATCGTTGTCATGTTGAATTATTCATTCATGTGACTCAAGAGATCTTCTATTCGAGTCCCTAATATGAAGAACCCATGCAAGTACTTCATTATTCCTACAACACCCTACTGTGATGTGAAAATAGTGAGTATTCATTGCCCCACTCCTCATGCCTTCATTGCTTTTCCTTTATAAATTGGATCAAATCCATTCCTTTTGACATTTCCTCGTTATTTTGATATACTCTTCCACTTCCTTGATGACCGTTATTGGATTTGAGTTATACCTTCAAagataaatttttttctataaccCAAATTTTCAATAATGTGATAGCAACTCCGTAATCTCCTCTTTCAAAGCTTGATCCCCCCTTCTAGCTGCTTCCAGCATTTGTATAGTCCAATCTCTCACATAAAATGAATTAGTGCCTCTCGTACAAATACAAAATCTCAACTCAAACCACTCTGCCCTGGCCAAGTCACACTCCCTGAATAGATTAT
Above is a genomic segment from Gossypium arboreum isolate Shixiya-1 chromosome 8, ASM2569848v2, whole genome shotgun sequence containing:
- the LOC108467582 gene encoding probable 1-deoxy-D-xylulose-5-phosphate synthase 2, chloroplastic; the protein is MAMSSSIFTTNFLPLQQSQDERPKCRFNGVAVAQLEPENARKTMVKQSQQTRQVKRFLNFSGEKPSTPILDAINHPIHMKNLSIEELGKLADELREEVVYTVSNTGGHLSSNLGVAELTVALHYVFDTPVDKILWDVGHQSYPHKILTGRRSRMHSIRQTCGLAGFPNREESIHDAFGAGHSSTSISAGLGMAVGRDLLGKNNHVIAVIGDGAMTAGMAYEALNNAGYLDTNLIIILNDNKQVSLPTATVDGPAPPVGALSKALTKLHSNREFRQLREAAKGITKQIGGQTHEIAAKLDSCMRGVVGGSGASLFEELGVYYVGPVDGHNVEDLVYVMNEIKSMPAPGPVLIHVITEKGKGYAPAEVAPDKMHGVVKFDPKSGEQMKSKSATRSYTQYFSESLIAEAEEDDKIVGIHAAMGGGTGLNLFQKQFPDRCFDVGIAEQHAVTFAAGLASEGLKPFCAIYSSFLQRGFDQVVHDVDLQKLPVRFAIDRAGLVGADGPTHCGAFDTTFMACLPNMVVMAPSNETELMHMVATAAAIDDRPSCFRYPRGNGIGSILPPNNKGTPLEIGKGRVLREGSGRVAILGYGTIVQSCVKAAEQLQMHGISATVADARFCKPIDGDLLKQLAQEHEILITVEEGSIGGFSTHVSHFLCLNGLLDGKLKWRPMVLPDRYIDHGSQSDQIEEAGLSSKHIAATVLSLLGITRGSKCII